From Caloranaerobacter ferrireducens, the proteins below share one genomic window:
- a CDS encoding S-layer homology domain-containing protein, translating into MYKKNRFAVFFIFILLFLNSTISLASLDDRLKGHWAEKLIDKEFFAEHFYYLYKEDYKNFSPNKPISKKDFYYSLFSLMKRYENQSVDILGYNEESIEDEDLKDEFITRKEIISLLVKCLEAYEGHIEIYELINPFIDLDNIDEKYKRDILIGYKLGLVKGYSDGTFKPNNKVSQVESILLLQRLEGELSMHKSDIPFRVVDNKKVYTQINKQISIKENEEKITITIYKKLPNPGYNVSIQKIIKNEDGRYNIYIKTIPSDKYKMNLQVITFNVITIEIDKNYLIDDSYLFNVIDDTVEHNKYDKSIDM; encoded by the coding sequence ATGTATAAAAAAAATAGGTTTGCAGTTTTCTTTATTTTTATTTTATTATTTTTAAATTCTACTATTTCGTTAGCTAGTTTAGATGATAGATTAAAAGGTCATTGGGCTGAAAAACTTATAGATAAGGAATTTTTTGCTGAACATTTTTATTATCTATATAAAGAAGATTATAAAAATTTTTCTCCTAATAAACCTATATCCAAAAAAGATTTTTATTACTCACTATTTAGTTTAATGAAAAGGTATGAAAATCAAAGTGTAGATATATTAGGATACAATGAGGAAAGTATAGAAGATGAAGACTTAAAAGATGAATTTATAACTCGTAAGGAAATTATAAGCTTACTTGTTAAATGTTTAGAAGCATATGAAGGCCATATAGAAATATATGAATTAATAAATCCATTTATAGATTTGGATAATATTGATGAAAAATATAAGAGAGACATTTTGATAGGATATAAATTAGGATTAGTTAAAGGCTATTCAGATGGGACTTTTAAACCTAATAATAAAGTATCACAAGTTGAATCAATTTTATTGTTGCAAAGATTAGAAGGGGAGCTATCAATGCATAAGAGCGATATACCTTTTAGGGTAGTAGATAATAAAAAAGTATATACTCAAATAAATAAACAAATTAGTATAAAAGAGAATGAAGAAAAGATAACTATTACTATATATAAGAAATTACCTAATCCTGGATACAATGTATCTATCCAAAAAATAATAAAAAATGAAGATGGTAGATATAACATTTATATAAAAACAATACCTTCGGATAAGTATAAGATGAATTTACAAGTAATAACTTTTAATGTTATAACGATAGAAATCGACAAAAATTATCTTATAGATGATTCATATTTATTCAACGTTATTGATGATACAGTTGAACATAATAAATACGATAAATCCATTGATATGTAA
- a CDS encoding S8 family serine peptidase: MKNKRIFSILLVLAILIGTFGTALAAPSSKIPKLHSTTFTKSFNVQSITTDPRAKGLKDDDNIRIIVELEGKPLIEYATEEGVKVNELNAQMAKVITDDLIGMQENIKESIEESNINIEYHNSFVNVVNGFSATTTFKEAKKIEKIPGVKRVTIANEYSRPEPDMNTSKDIVKAVETWNLGYNGEGTVVAIIDTGIDPSHKDMKLTNPDKVKLSRESVEDIILQEGLPGKWFTDKVPYGYNYMDNNLEILDLGPDASMHGMHVAGIVGANGDEDGIKGIAPEAQLLAMKVFGNNPSMPSTFGDIIIRAIDDAVKLGADVINMSLGSTSAFVLPDDPEQQAVARAVENGVLVSISAGNSNHIGDGYSNPLIKNPDIGVVGSPGLTPESIQVASIENTHIRAEAFEYVDENDESHLVGYIMAGSYDPVEVFNGPIEYVYCGLGGTQEDFEGIDLEGKIALIQRGSYYFTDKIMNAQNNGAVGVIVFNHESGGESLVHMMYPEEGRIPAVFIGHSDGLKLLDLIEKGKNFVEFKGDKTTVLNPNIGKMSDFTSWGVTPDLGFKPEITAPGGQIYSTLQNDKYGIMSGTSMAAPHVSGGAALVLQRVDEEFGLTGIDRVNMAKNILMSTAKPNIDKGLYNDYFGLGNYTSPRRQGAGVMDLYAATTTPAVVTYKETGLSKVNLKEIGDITKFTLTVENFSDETVSYAVYGTVGTDLTFGVENFLETQGVYKNGTISPDAPWTGEFPITFELSDGTVIDNVYNVLEIPAGSSLDFDVTIDLTDAVDWIYNAPLNAIFPNGTFIEGFVRLVPTDDNVPELSIPYVGFYGEWDKVPIIDVTNYDANEDNQTFYGLTVMSWLDEKEDVYRFLGYTPDGPDKTKIAFSPNGDGVADNIIPLLSFLRNARELDINILDKDGNKIRDLAYEEYIRKNYYDSGRGTQFYAKDSWTWDGTANNRLVEDGEYIYEVKTRIDYPGSEWQSVEFPVRVDTIPPVIEEVTYDKDKDIITVKANDGDYPILRYELIEDEVVLEESTKGEFDVSKYDGTHEVVVRVYDCGWNYVDTQPIVIGDKTIPYIFIETPEYFGIYNTSEILVKGSVVDSSELVELKVNGEDVEYVYNEETGDYDFETVLVLQDGMHEIDIEAKDAAGNYINFEHKIFVDTTAPVINVTEEPTDRIVDYTVESINISADITENLPDLLVKVNGNVVKNISQDWSYFKDLEPAHYTIENYEIKLEYGDNIISIEAEDAAGNTTYKEYKVYRKQEGEEDPVLDQEIVITDVSVTPDSDISSERPVSIRAEANQEVDWEVSIVDPNNETVEVFNQTGTTFDMSWSPDEFKKLNGEYKVVFKATKGEKVATEEATFTVYNYPIKITGIEVIKQGGYVAIEASMENLGPSSQNPMLVIQVTDSKGYVVNISTVQMDGLQSGQMIKLSSGFGVKKNGTYNVDVYVWSGWDDTTSLSSPQSTTFVIK; this comes from the coding sequence TTGAAAAACAAAAGGATTTTTTCAATCTTATTAGTACTAGCTATACTAATAGGAACTTTTGGTACAGCATTAGCTGCACCAAGCAGTAAAATTCCAAAATTACATTCAACTACTTTTACAAAGTCTTTTAATGTACAAAGTATAACTACTGATCCAAGAGCTAAAGGACTAAAAGATGACGACAATATAAGGATTATTGTTGAATTAGAAGGAAAACCATTAATTGAATATGCAACAGAAGAAGGCGTTAAAGTAAATGAACTAAATGCACAAATGGCTAAAGTAATTACAGATGATTTGATAGGAATGCAAGAAAATATAAAGGAAAGTATTGAGGAAAGCAACATTAATATTGAGTATCATAATAGTTTTGTTAATGTAGTTAACGGTTTTAGTGCAACAACAACTTTTAAGGAAGCAAAGAAAATTGAAAAAATACCAGGAGTAAAAAGGGTTACAATAGCAAACGAATATAGCAGACCTGAACCTGATATGAATACAAGCAAAGATATAGTAAAAGCAGTAGAAACATGGAATTTAGGATATAACGGTGAAGGTACAGTAGTAGCTATTATCGATACAGGTATTGATCCAAGTCATAAAGATATGAAGTTAACTAATCCTGATAAGGTTAAGCTAAGCAGAGAAAGTGTAGAAGATATTATTTTACAAGAAGGACTTCCTGGTAAATGGTTTACAGATAAAGTTCCATATGGATATAACTATATGGACAACAATCTAGAAATATTAGATCTTGGTCCAGATGCATCAATGCATGGTATGCATGTAGCTGGTATTGTAGGAGCAAATGGCGATGAAGATGGAATTAAAGGTATAGCACCTGAAGCCCAGCTTCTAGCCATGAAAGTCTTTGGTAACAATCCTTCTATGCCTTCGACTTTTGGAGATATTATTATCAGAGCAATAGATGATGCTGTAAAATTAGGTGCTGATGTTATAAATATGAGTTTAGGCTCAACTTCAGCTTTTGTTTTACCAGATGATCCAGAACAACAAGCTGTAGCTAGAGCTGTTGAAAATGGAGTATTAGTATCAATTTCAGCTGGTAATTCAAATCATATAGGAGATGGATATAGTAATCCTTTGATTAAGAATCCTGATATTGGTGTTGTAGGTTCTCCAGGACTTACACCAGAATCCATACAGGTTGCTTCCATTGAAAACACACATATTAGAGCAGAGGCATTTGAATATGTTGATGAAAATGATGAATCACACTTAGTAGGATATATTATGGCAGGTTCTTATGACCCAGTTGAAGTATTTAATGGTCCTATAGAATACGTATATTGTGGACTAGGTGGAACACAGGAAGATTTTGAAGGAATAGATCTTGAAGGAAAAATAGCGTTAATACAGCGTGGTTCATATTATTTCACAGATAAGATAATGAATGCTCAAAATAATGGAGCTGTTGGTGTTATAGTTTTTAATCATGAGTCAGGTGGAGAAAGTTTAGTTCATATGATGTATCCTGAAGAAGGAAGAATTCCAGCAGTTTTCATTGGACATTCCGACGGTTTAAAATTATTAGATTTAATAGAAAAAGGTAAAAATTTTGTTGAATTCAAAGGGGACAAAACAACAGTACTAAATCCTAATATTGGTAAAATGTCAGACTTCACTTCTTGGGGTGTAACTCCAGATCTTGGGTTTAAACCTGAAATAACAGCTCCAGGTGGACAGATTTATTCAACTTTACAAAATGATAAATATGGCATTATGAGTGGTACTTCAATGGCAGCACCACATGTATCAGGTGGAGCAGCTTTAGTGTTACAAAGAGTGGATGAAGAATTTGGGTTGACAGGTATTGACAGAGTAAATATGGCTAAAAATATATTGATGAGTACTGCTAAGCCTAATATAGATAAGGGCTTATATAACGATTATTTTGGATTAGGAAACTATACTTCACCTAGAAGACAAGGTGCAGGTGTAATGGATCTTTATGCTGCAACTACTACACCAGCAGTTGTAACTTATAAAGAAACAGGATTAAGTAAAGTTAATTTGAAAGAAATAGGAGATATAACAAAATTCACCTTAACTGTAGAGAATTTCAGTGATGAAACTGTTAGTTATGCAGTATATGGGACTGTAGGTACAGATTTGACCTTCGGTGTTGAGAACTTCCTAGAAACTCAAGGTGTATATAAAAATGGTACAATCAGTCCGGATGCACCTTGGACTGGCGAGTTCCCAATAACATTTGAACTTAGTGATGGAACAGTTATTGATAATGTATATAACGTTTTAGAAATACCAGCAGGTAGTTCATTAGATTTTGATGTAACAATTGATTTGACAGATGCTGTAGATTGGATATATAATGCGCCACTTAATGCAATATTCCCTAATGGTACATTCATCGAAGGATTTGTTAGGTTAGTTCCAACTGATGATAATGTACCTGAATTAAGTATTCCATATGTTGGTTTCTATGGAGAATGGGACAAAGTACCAATAATAGATGTTACAAATTATGATGCTAACGAAGATAATCAGACATTCTATGGCTTAACAGTAATGTCTTGGTTAGATGAAAAAGAAGATGTCTATAGATTCTTAGGCTATACTCCAGATGGACCAGATAAGACAAAGATAGCTTTTTCACCTAATGGTGATGGAGTAGCAGATAATATTATTCCGTTATTGTCATTCTTAAGAAATGCAAGAGAATTAGATATTAACATATTAGACAAAGATGGTAATAAGATTAGAGATTTAGCATATGAGGAGTACATTAGAAAGAACTACTATGATAGTGGTAGAGGTACTCAGTTCTATGCTAAAGATAGTTGGACATGGGACGGTACAGCAAATAATAGATTAGTAGAAGATGGAGAATACATCTATGAAGTTAAGACAAGAATTGATTATCCTGGTTCAGAATGGCAAAGTGTAGAATTCCCTGTAAGAGTCGATACTATACCACCAGTTATTGAAGAAGTAACATATGATAAAGACAAAGATATTATTACTGTGAAAGCTAATGATGGAGATTATCCAATTTTGAGATATGAATTAATTGAGGACGAAGTAGTTCTAGAAGAATCAACAAAAGGAGAATTCGATGTTTCCAAGTATGATGGCACACATGAGGTAGTAGTTAGAGTTTATGACTGTGGTTGGAATTATGTAGATACACAACCTATAGTTATAGGCGACAAAACTATACCATATATATTCATTGAAACTCCTGAATACTTCGGTATATATAATACTTCTGAAATATTAGTTAAAGGTTCAGTAGTAGATAGTTCTGAACTTGTAGAACTAAAAGTTAATGGTGAAGATGTTGAGTATGTATATAATGAAGAAACAGGAGATTATGATTTTGAAACTGTATTAGTATTACAAGATGGTATGCATGAAATAGATATAGAAGCAAAAGATGCTGCAGGCAACTATATTAATTTTGAACATAAAATATTTGTTGATACTACAGCTCCAGTTATTAATGTAACAGAAGAACCAACAGATAGAATAGTAGACTATACAGTAGAAAGTATAAATATATCTGCTGATATTACAGAAAACCTACCAGACTTACTTGTTAAAGTAAACGGTAATGTTGTAAAGAATATTTCACAAGACTGGTCATATTTTAAAGATTTAGAGCCAGCTCATTATACAATAGAAAATTATGAAATAAAACTTGAATACGGAGATAATATAATAAGCATAGAAGCAGAAGATGCTGCAGGCAATACAACATATAAAGAGTATAAGGTTTATAGAAAGCAGGAAGGTGAAGAAGATCCTGTATTAGACCAAGAGATAGTTATTACTGATGTATCAGTAACCCCAGATTCTGATATAAGCAGCGAAAGACCTGTAAGTATTAGGGCAGAAGCAAATCAAGAAGTTGATTGGGAAGTAAGTATTGTTGATCCAAATAACGAAACTGTTGAGGTATTTAATCAGACTGGAACAACATTTGATATGAGTTGGAGTCCAGATGAATTTAAGAAACTAAATGGTGAATATAAAGTTGTATTTAAGGCTACAAAAGGAGAAAAAGTTGCAACAGAAGAAGCAACATTTACAGTATATAATTATCCAATTAAGATAACAGGTATTGAAGTAATTAAGCAAGGTGGATATGTAGCAATAGAGGCATCTATGGAAAACTTAGGACCTAGCTCACAAAATCCAATGCTAGTTATTCAAGTAACTGATAGTAAAGGATATGTTGTAAATATTTCAACTGTACAAATGGATGGTTTGCAATCAGGCCAAATGATTAAACTAAGTTCAGGATTTGGTGTAAAGAAAAATGGTACTTACAATGTAGATGTTTATGTATGGTCTGGTTGGGATGATACAACTTCACTTTCAAGTCCACAATCTACAACTTTTGTAATAAAGTAG
- a CDS encoding S-layer homology domain-containing protein, with protein MKKFFSVILILTILLVSAFPSTAASSQYEIEINLSQDKFLPGSEVEIFGKIKENGNGYSNTPVTIVIEREEDKFKVFVKELITDSNGDFNTVFKLNEDIDGGKYNVYINSVGLVKIVQFTVEKSESILELDKTKYYTGDKVKISGIAYQNGIVKPYTPVIVKILYDGQVKFVKELLTDNEGKFNTEYKMTSYQQTGFYVVQVEILGTTIEKTFEVVKKSSSGGIIIIPSPPPVTDKDEDSGKTIQETEQGKEIIEEDENGNVSATFEIDSKKLKEQLEKDSQDKLIINATSDKDVDKVTVNMDSELITEISTKGKIIELDTGEIKIELSPDTLQLEKDSKISFNVRKLKKEEANEYLNQLDINKYSTASNIFDFELIQIKDENETKLNFNKPLTITINYDKDKVKDYRKLGVYYLNESTNTWEYVGGLPSEDGIITFKAGHFSKYTVMEYNKIFADVDIPWAKEAIEVLTARHIINGIDDEHYAPYTNITRAQFAKLLVYALDLEKGENEVTFTDVKGDIWYKAPVEIAASLGIVKGYNGYFNPDGEITREQMATMIVRTMKYLHPDVDYSSELYFIDKDEISNWAKDSVGIAYNKGIVNGVGENRFAPKETANRAQAAVMIYRLLEKLNRI; from the coding sequence TTGAAGAAGTTTTTTTCTGTAATATTGATACTTACTATTTTACTTGTAAGTGCATTTCCGTCGACAGCAGCCAGTTCCCAATATGAAATTGAGATTAACTTATCTCAAGATAAATTTTTACCAGGAAGTGAAGTTGAGATTTTTGGTAAAATTAAAGAAAATGGTAATGGATATTCAAATACACCAGTAACTATTGTTATAGAAAGAGAAGAAGATAAATTTAAGGTTTTTGTTAAAGAGCTTATAACTGATTCGAATGGAGACTTTAACACTGTTTTTAAATTGAATGAAGATATAGATGGTGGTAAATATAATGTATATATAAATTCAGTCGGTTTAGTTAAAATCGTGCAATTTACTGTAGAGAAAAGTGAATCGATATTAGAATTAGATAAAACAAAATATTATACAGGTGATAAGGTTAAAATAAGCGGTATAGCTTATCAAAATGGTATAGTAAAACCATATACACCCGTTATAGTTAAGATTCTTTATGATGGTCAAGTGAAATTTGTAAAAGAGTTATTAACTGATAATGAAGGTAAGTTTAATACAGAGTACAAGATGACTTCATATCAACAAACAGGATTTTATGTTGTTCAAGTTGAAATATTAGGTACTACAATTGAAAAAACTTTTGAAGTAGTTAAAAAGTCTTCTTCAGGTGGAATAATTATTATACCATCACCTCCACCTGTTACAGATAAAGATGAGGATAGCGGAAAGACAATACAAGAAACAGAACAAGGCAAAGAAATCATTGAAGAAGACGAAAATGGTAATGTGTCAGCTACATTTGAAATAGATAGCAAAAAATTAAAGGAGCAATTAGAAAAAGACAGTCAGGATAAATTAATAATAAATGCTACAAGTGATAAAGATGTCGATAAGGTTACAGTAAACATGGATTCTGAGCTTATTACTGAAATTAGTACAAAAGGTAAAATTATAGAATTGGATACAGGTGAAATTAAAATAGAGCTAAGCCCAGACACTTTACAATTAGAAAAAGATTCAAAAATAAGTTTTAATGTTAGAAAGCTTAAAAAGGAAGAAGCTAATGAATACTTAAATCAATTAGATATTAATAAATATTCAACAGCTTCAAATATATTTGATTTTGAATTAATTCAAATTAAAGATGAAAATGAAACTAAATTAAACTTTAATAAACCACTTACTATAACAATTAATTATGACAAAGATAAAGTAAAAGATTACAGGAAATTAGGAGTTTACTATTTGAATGAGTCTACAAATACTTGGGAATATGTTGGTGGATTACCAAGTGAAGATGGAATTATTACTTTTAAAGCAGGACATTTCAGTAAATATACAGTTATGGAGTATAATAAAATATTTGCTGATGTAGATATTCCTTGGGCTAAGGAAGCAATAGAAGTTTTGACAGCAAGACATATAATTAACGGTATAGATGATGAGCATTATGCTCCTTATACTAATATTACAAGAGCTCAATTTGCTAAATTATTAGTTTATGCTTTAGATTTAGAGAAAGGCGAAAATGAAGTAACATTTACAGATGTAAAAGGAGATATTTGGTATAAAGCTCCAGTAGAAATTGCTGCAAGTTTAGGTATCGTGAAAGGATATAATGGTTATTTTAATCCAGATGGAGAAATAACTAGAGAACAAATGGCTACAATGATAGTTAGGACTATGAAGTATTTACATCCTGATGTTGATTATAGTTCAGAATTATATTTTATAGATAAAGATGAAATTTCTAACTGGGCTAAAGATTCAGTTGGTATAGCTTATAATAAGGGAATTGTTAATGGTGTAGGGGAAAATAGATTTGCACCAAAAGAGACTGCAAATAGAGCACAAGCTGCGGTGATGATCTATAGATTATTAGAGAAACTTAATAGAATATAA
- a CDS encoding S41 family peptidase: MTEGDDEMRLKRVLVLLCVILIVFSSGVMYANGEKTQTKDLNYLKQIIEYIKANYAGEITEEELIEGAIEGVFNKLDKYSDYYSPEEFKEFNTSVSGNFGGVGIQITEKDGYITVITPIDGTPGARSGIKPGDKIVSVDDIDIKGVSVNRAVSLIRGEPGTQVKLGIMREGIDNIIYFNITRELIKINPITYKIMDNGLGYIKISQFNSNTYENLKDILKIFDEKNVEKLIIDLRNNPGGYLDEVIDVLQFFVPKGPIVHIKKADGTIETYNSNLELPKYKLAVLVNSGSASASEIFAGAIQDSKVGTIIGTTTYGKGTVQSVVSLVDGGGMKITIAEYLTPNMRKVNEVGIKPDIIVENTTEPKVDLSKIPTLDKTRKPTVGVVGLDVLGAEMILETLGYEVNKPDGIFDEATFEAIKKFQKDQGLYSYGVLDFTTQDALTRAINEYAKPDNVDKQLQKAVEVLLEK, from the coding sequence ATGACAGAAGGAGATGATGAGATGCGACTAAAAAGAGTTTTGGTATTATTATGCGTCATTCTTATAGTTTTTTCTAGTGGTGTTATGTATGCAAATGGAGAAAAAACTCAAACTAAAGACTTAAACTACTTAAAACAAATAATTGAATACATAAAGGCAAATTATGCAGGAGAGATTACAGAAGAAGAGCTTATAGAAGGGGCGATAGAAGGAGTTTTCAATAAACTTGATAAGTATAGTGATTATTATTCGCCAGAAGAATTTAAAGAATTTAATACATCTGTATCAGGTAACTTTGGAGGAGTAGGAATTCAGATTACTGAAAAAGATGGGTATATAACAGTAATAACGCCTATTGATGGAACTCCTGGAGCAAGGTCAGGAATAAAGCCAGGGGATAAAATCGTTTCAGTAGACGATATTGATATTAAAGGAGTATCAGTTAATAGAGCGGTATCATTGATTAGAGGTGAACCGGGAACACAAGTAAAATTAGGAATAATGAGAGAAGGTATAGACAATATTATCTATTTTAATATAACTAGAGAATTGATAAAGATAAATCCAATTACATATAAAATTATGGATAATGGACTAGGATACATAAAAATATCACAATTTAACAGTAATACATACGAGAATTTGAAGGATATATTAAAGATATTTGATGAAAAGAATGTAGAAAAATTAATTATAGATTTAAGAAATAATCCTGGAGGATATCTTGATGAGGTTATAGATGTACTTCAATTTTTTGTTCCTAAGGGTCCTATCGTTCATATTAAAAAGGCAGATGGAACTATTGAAACATATAATTCAAATTTAGAGCTTCCTAAATATAAGCTAGCAGTATTAGTTAATAGTGGTAGCGCTAGTGCATCAGAAATATTTGCAGGGGCAATTCAAGATTCAAAAGTAGGTACAATAATAGGAACTACGACTTATGGCAAAGGTACAGTACAATCTGTTGTATCTCTTGTAGATGGTGGAGGTATGAAGATTACAATAGCAGAATATCTAACTCCAAATATGAGAAAAGTTAACGAAGTAGGTATCAAACCAGATATAATAGTAGAAAATACAACAGAGCCTAAAGTTGATTTATCAAAAATTCCTACTTTAGACAAAACAAGAAAGCCAACGGTTGGAGTTGTAGGATTAGATGTATTAGGTGCAGAGATGATATTGGAAACATTAGGGTACGAAGTAAACAAACCAGATGGAATATTTGATGAAGCAACATTTGAAGCAATAAAGAAATTTCAAAAAGATCAAGGATTATATAGCTATGGAGTACTAGATTTTACTACTCAAGATGCTTTAACCAGAGCAATTAATGAATATGCAAAGCCAGATAATGTAGATAAACAGTTACAAAAAGCAGTGGAAGTGCTTTTAGAAAAATAG